A stretch of the Leguminivora glycinivorella isolate SPB_JAAS2020 chromosome 2, LegGlyc_1.1, whole genome shotgun sequence genome encodes the following:
- the LOC125242309 gene encoding protein toll-like, producing the protein MGYKWTCVFAAVLQIIGAARPTCPSDPNCVCGGTLAVELNCNVDGRTIKINLLPDIYINIKCENASSLDYTKLPRCASPQSSFKSVSFKDCPLPATSFKDVLTSLGVSKTMALIFQNTKNLSGFFDRKHFAGLQDLTKLLLSVNGNTQLPDNLFMDINNLTWLNIRSNSIYLSENLLKPLERLETLEISHNHMTNISSNMFSHLSFLRKLSLWQSNVTWFSKDFFTGVNVLEELDLSSNGLNELPAPIFKPLRKLKKLTLFSNKFSSLPRNLFKSNRELETVIILNNDVTLKELPKYLFGSLTNLKQVYVQRCGLMTVPYDLFVDSPNITNISLAYNNLKALPEAIFNDQINLLELDLSHNNLKDLEPKLFSSLVRLETLNLDYNNLVEISGSTFSSLLSLMYLSVEHNNLKTVSSYLFSNSKQRMYISLAYNNLNFENKGLDNNTRPAEPVLLSPFSNTYSLRVLNLSHNEFKNTFVDWFANGHDTLDIRYNEISILMDKGIDLMPIKKRHLNQGHSYHHVLVANNPITCDCHTWYLIKYMEDRHFKWDDKAALRCPRWSKLCQRNEEVLYAVCVLVAFVFITGAIGFHFYRRRLYHVTKTTIRKALDSTVPKPRQLHLTIKCVKEDNEFVLTNIVPVLNAYHNITTEVIYPHNCKKTNTEKYITGDSKEKRITLVVFSPNYLTSAYRDVNIKKIRGEILKTRNTIYVFVDIGPENSIYAFLKEQRDYRTTILWNDSKFWQNLLVLVKYNKRSKQAARERPASSVNADVTRLGCPHLYEIDPVAHSQV; encoded by the exons ATGGGGTACAAATGGACGTGCGTGTTCGCGGCGGTGCTGCAAATAATTGGAGCAGCACGGCCGACATGTCCGAGCGACCCCAACTGCGTTTGCGGCGGCACGCTCGCCGTCGAACTCAATTGCAATGTCGATG gtCGGACcatcaaaataaatttattgccGGATATATATATCAACATCAAATGTGAGAACGCATCTTCTCTAGACTACACCAAGTTGCCAAGATGCGCTAGTCCTCAAAGCTCTTTTAAATCTGTCAGTTTCAAAGACTGTCCATTACCGGCCACGTCATTCAAAGACGTTTTAACGAGTTTGGGTGTTTCAAAAACTATGGCATTAATATTCCAAAATACTAAAAACTTATCCGGTTTCTTTGACAGAAAGCACTTTGCAGGATTACAAGACTTGACGAAACTATTACTGTCGGTCAATGGGAATACGCAACTTCCCGACAATCTGTTTATGGATATTAACAATTTAACTTGGCTGAACATCAGATCGAACAGCATTTACCTTTCGGAGAATCTGCTTAAACCACTTGAAAGGTTGGAAACCCTGGAAATAAGCCATAACCACATGACTAATATATCATCAAATATGTTTTCCCATTTGTCTTTTCTGAGAAAACTTTCACTGTGGCAGAGTAATGTCACATGGTTTTCAAAAGACTTCTTCACAGGAGTTAACGTCCTAGAAGAGCTCGATCTCAGTTCGAACGGTTTAAATGAGCTGCCGGCTCCGATTTTCAAACCGCTGAGGAAACTCAAAAAGTTAACCCTGTTTTCAAACAAGTTTTCGTCACTTCCTCGAAATCTTTTCAAAAGCAACAGAGAGTTAGAAACTGTCATTATTCTCAATAACGACGTGACACTGAAAGAGTTGCCAAAGTATTTGTTTGGGAGTTTAACGAATTTAAAGCAAGTGTACGTTCAAAGATGTGGTTTGATGACTGTACCATACGATTTGTTTGTTGATTCTCCCAATATAACGAATATATCGTTAGCATACAACAATCTCAAGGCATTGCCTGAAGCTATCTTCAATGACCAGATTAATCTACTAGAGTTAGATTTGAGCCATAACAATCTAAAGGATTTGGAACCGAAACTATTCTCGTCTTTAGTACGATTGGAAACGCTGAACTTGGATTATAATAATTTAGTGGAAATTTCTGG CTCAACGTTTTCGTCATTGTTAAGTCTTATGTACTTAAGCGTCGAGCACAataacctgaaaactgtttcgTCATATTTATTCAGCAACAGCAAACAGAGAATGTACATATCCCTTGCATATAATAATCTAAATTTTGAAAACAAAGGGTTGGACAATAATACAAGGCCCGCAGAGCCAGTCCTCTTATCCCCTTTCAGTAACACATACAGTTTAAGGGTATTAAACCTGAGtcataatgaatttaaaaacaCTTTCGTCGATTGGTTTGCAAATGGACACGACACATTAGACATACGATATAACGAGATCTCTATACTAATG GATAAAGGAATTGATCTAATGCCGATAAAAAAACGACATCTGAATCAAGGTCATTCATACCACCACGTTCTAGTCGCAAATAATCCTATCACTTGCGATTGTCACACCTGGTACCTCATAAAATATATGGAAGATCGACATTTCAAG TGGGACGATAAGGCTGCTTTGCGATGTCCACGCTGGAGCAAATTGTGCCAGAGAAATGAAGAAGTCCTTTACGCAGTGTGTGTTCTTGTTGCATTCGTTTTTATAACTGGAGCAATAGGTTTTCACTTTTACCGAAGAAGACTTTACCATGTTACAAAAACCACTATTCGCAAAGCATTGGACTCTACTGTACCAAAACCTAGACAGCTACATTTAACTATAAAATGCGTCAAAGAAGATAACGAATTTGTGCTCACAAATATTGTACCTGTTTTGAATGCGTATCATAATATTACCACAGAAGTTATTTATCCCCATAACTGTAAAAAAACGAACactgaaaaatatataacaGGTGATTCAAAAGAAAAGCGCATTACTCTCGTGGTGTTTTCGCCCAACTACTTGACATCTGCTTATCGCGATGTGAACATAAAGAAAATTCGTGGCGAAATATTAAAGACGCGGAACACAATTTATGTATTCGTGGATATTGGTCCAGAAAATTCAATATACGCATTTCTAAAGGAGCAGAGAGATTACCGTACTACAATTTTGTGGAATGATTCGAAGTtttggcaaaatttgttagTGTTAGTGAAGTATAATAAACGCAGTAAGCAAGCCGCTCGTGAACGCCCCGCCAGCTCTGTAAATGCTGATGTTACTCGACTTGGATGCCCTCACTTATACGAAATTGACCCAGTTGCTCACAGTCAAGTTTAg